The Plasmodium berghei ANKA genome assembly, chromosome: 5 genomic sequence ttgttaaatatatttttatatactcagtttaaaatagttagctcaattgttttatttattgtatCTATATGTAtcattgtattttttttttttgtaatatagCTTTTTAGCTACCTAAAAATCGAgctaaaaaatacaatagCTAGCTGTGTATATTACATATAGCACCATagaatttatataaataaaaattattttcaaaaatagcTATTTGATCATgttgaatatatttaatgattttacaaaaaacaCATGTACACACATTtttctacattttttattgagCATTCAATTGTTCGATAGTTTtacttataaaaaataatcaagGTAATTTGGATGGATAATATGTGCTATTtccattataattttatggaaaattaaaaggatacaattttttaaatccaTGTAGACAggctaaaaaaaaaattataagcaaatgttttttttcgattATATCgtagtataaaaaattgtaattcGTAAGATTGTGTGGgctttttataaatatattttccgTATAATTTTCCAATAGTGTCATcttttgtaatatataaaatgaaatataagatgaaataaaatttatatgaactggaatttatatataggaAGTAGTAAAATATGGCATTTTCTTTCCTTATGCGCAGTAAATATGCAAGCATACGAGAATTGTCTTTGGTATTTTCATGAATGTGCATATAAGGTATATCGTTTCAGTGTCAATgaaagatatatataatgtattacatttttttttttataaatacatttattCCACCAAAATTATGCATATGCACGACTAGCTCATTTTATAGCGcataatgtatatataactaaATGGATcgaaagaaaataattggGAATACCAAATGTTAAATTAGTTTTCCATTTGTGCATGCTTCATTATTTACTTTTTCCATAATTATAgcatgaatattttttatcgaAAACTTTTTATGCAGTGatttgataaattaatatttcataCGAATTTTATTggaatttataaaataaaaatactattATTTCAATGGTAGTTCGGTTGTAATGGTTCtataattcatattaaacaaaattatataactcaaaaaatgaatatatgcataatttaaaaaaaatcaatacatgtatatatattttttattgcccacaaaaatataactataAAGCGTTTAAACTTAAAAGTTAAGGTTGAATTAGTGAAAATTATCCAggtatatttgtttatttaaatgatatttgaaaatattagtAAAATGACAAATATAATGCTTAGGTTGAACATGCTATATATTGAATGTGATATACATTTGTTTTCTTCAATGCTAAGTTTAAAACCATCTTCACAGTTACACCTATAGTAGTCATCTACCTTTTTGCATATTTGGTGTTCTTCACCGCAAACTAATGAACATGGGGTATCTCCTTCTTTTGTACATTTGTTTCCATCATCAATATTTACAACATATCCTATATTACAAGAGCATATTGGGGGATCATTCACGGAATCctcatttattatacatttaCCATAACCACAATCAATATTTTGGCAAGTTTCTGGAACACATACATCATCTTTCAGGATATATGATTTTGCACAGTCACATGTGTATGTCTGTTCTTTACCGACTTCATGCATAGTACATTTTGCAAATTCACCACATGCCTTATCAACTGTATCCTTAGAGCATTCAACTTTACTTTTACATGTATTATTAGACACGTGtgtaaatttttcattacaTCGGCATTCTAA encodes the following:
- a CDS encoding ookinete surface protein P25 yields the protein MNTYYSVFLFIYAFLGINYYNAAISPNTQCKNGFLAQMSNHLECRCNEKFTHVSNNTCKSKVECSKDTVDKACGEFAKCTMHEVGKEQTYTCDCAKSYILKDDVCVPETCQNIDCGYGKCIINEDSVNDPPICSCNIGYVVNIDDGNKCTKEGDTPCSLVCGEEHQICKKVDDYYRCNCEDGFKLSIEENKCISHSIYSMFNLSIIFVILLIFSNII